In Fibrobacter sp. UWH4, a single genomic region encodes these proteins:
- a CDS encoding tyrosine-type recombinase/integrase, producing the protein MNLSEHIGHFLQYIADRRRFSPRTVDTYRKSLTKFLEHLGATPVQDAPQESFPPFENSPELSAFSDTNVKAFVWDLKMKQKLAPTSICEHLAALKSFGKYLVKSKITEKNPAENVPMPKRPKRLVNVLGQKDLAEEKFPELPENATLPQVRARILLELIYGSGLRISECQMLTWDRINEKEFLVRVLGKGNKERIVPLTESFVSRIANYKQMQLAAGHVPTATGYVFLSEDGKPFGLRTLRNDIQHLLREIGWEGKASPHVLRHSFATHLLENGAEIMSVKEMLGHSNISTTQVYTHVNAERLRAAFKKTHPRA; encoded by the coding sequence ATGAACCTTTCGGAACACATCGGACATTTTTTGCAGTACATCGCGGACAGGCGGCGTTTTTCGCCGCGCACGGTGGACACTTACCGCAAGTCGCTGACGAAATTTCTGGAGCATCTGGGTGCAACCCCCGTTCAGGACGCCCCGCAGGAATCGTTTCCACCGTTCGAGAACTCTCCGGAACTCTCCGCATTTTCGGATACGAACGTCAAGGCCTTCGTATGGGACCTGAAGATGAAGCAGAAGCTAGCCCCGACAAGCATCTGCGAACATTTGGCAGCCTTAAAGAGCTTTGGCAAGTACCTGGTCAAGAGTAAAATCACCGAGAAGAATCCCGCCGAAAACGTGCCGATGCCCAAACGCCCCAAGCGCCTCGTGAACGTGCTCGGGCAAAAGGACCTCGCCGAAGAAAAATTTCCCGAACTACCCGAGAATGCGACACTTCCGCAAGTGCGCGCCCGCATCCTGCTAGAACTCATCTACGGTTCGGGCCTGCGTATTTCGGAATGCCAGATGCTCACCTGGGACCGCATCAACGAAAAGGAATTCCTGGTGCGCGTACTCGGCAAGGGCAACAAGGAACGCATCGTACCGCTCACCGAAAGTTTCGTGAGTCGCATCGCAAATTACAAACAAATGCAACTTGCGGCGGGACACGTTCCCACCGCCACCGGCTACGTTTTCTTAAGCGAAGACGGCAAGCCCTTCGGACTACGCACGCTCCGGAACGACATCCAGCACCTGCTTCGCGAAATCGGCTGGGAAGGCAAGGCAAGCCCGCACGTGCTACGACACAGCTTCGCCACGCACCTGCTCGAAAACGGCGCCGAAATTATGAGCGTCAAGGAGATGCTCGGGCATTCGAATATCTCCACCACTCAAGTTTATACTCATGTAAATGCAGAACGCCTGCGCGCCGCCTTCAAGAAGACGCACCCAAGAGCATAA
- a CDS encoding STAS domain-containing protein, which translates to MPQLKNYREVGVFDLISAPLNPIGAFDAEQFKKDVRALLAEKKDEQFLAVDLTGLDFVYSDAYNAFIQFQQEMEDRRGMFAVLTNNKTIVDGLRKAGLDKNIKVFALEADMMSFSLHAQSPEGESATESAGEPAAVASQNVSAASEPAPSPHLDRRTGQHRRFTKSFNAIAKEEPGSKKKGLDVPFDDEPSSAKTVIIVVLLLLAAVGGTLAFFYI; encoded by the coding sequence ATGCCGCAATTAAAGAACTATCGCGAAGTTGGTGTTTTCGATTTGATTTCAGCCCCCTTGAATCCTATCGGGGCTTTTGATGCTGAACAGTTTAAGAAAGACGTTCGCGCGCTCCTTGCCGAAAAGAAGGACGAACAGTTCTTGGCCGTTGACTTGACCGGACTTGACTTTGTCTATAGCGATGCCTACAACGCTTTTATCCAGTTCCAACAGGAAATGGAAGATCGTAGGGGAATGTTTGCTGTCCTGACCAATAACAAGACCATTGTCGATGGACTCCGCAAGGCGGGGCTCGACAAGAACATCAAGGTTTTCGCCCTGGAAGCGGACATGATGTCGTTCTCGCTGCACGCCCAGTCGCCCGAGGGCGAATCTGCTACGGAATCTGCTGGCGAACCTGCCGCTGTTGCCTCGCAGAATGTCAGCGCCGCGTCTGAGCCTGCTCCTTCGCCGCATCTGGATCGTCGTACGGGTCAGCACCGTCGCTTTACCAAGAGCTTCAACGCCATTGCGAAAGAAGAACCGGGTTCCAAGAAAAAAGGCCTGGATGTCCCGTTCGACGATGAACCGTCTTCGGCAAAGACCGTAATTATCGTGGTCCTGCTGTTGCTTGCGGCTGTGGGCGGAACGCTCGCGTTCTTCTACATCTAG
- a CDS encoding M23 family metallopeptidase, which yields MSFEVQEYKGKRKNYNPQHKFPLIRLLLLALAAFFAYWSGLTSKIADALPLPGNSDEVPIETWDSRCKLYGGTPFELPRGLAQCSWILDDSVPVVRLPNPFLRYVASLRKGEKSKLHWVAPVEDFKDAILVVHEDSTNAVYLRYMNEDSTRFWISKNTGCKFPGVCPQLPLEWSALPISEGFDFEGQESLLAMDVFYGIGEAPIYPVLPGRVIEIGRDSLGFFVELDHGYNVASKTSGMGAIGDSLSVGDSVGIGSVLGRLLPRDSAMFFLTVRQNGQFVRWTDFYALTHPVLPDSLSSFEKSIGF from the coding sequence ATGTCGTTCGAAGTCCAAGAATATAAGGGAAAGAGAAAAAACTACAATCCCCAACATAAGTTTCCGCTGATCCGGCTATTGTTGCTGGCATTGGCGGCTTTCTTTGCTTATTGGTCCGGTCTGACATCCAAGATCGCCGATGCGCTCCCGTTGCCGGGAAACTCCGATGAGGTCCCGATTGAAACTTGGGATTCCCGTTGCAAGCTGTACGGGGGAACTCCGTTTGAGTTGCCGCGTGGGTTGGCCCAGTGTTCGTGGATTTTGGATGATTCCGTTCCGGTGGTACGCCTGCCCAATCCTTTTTTGCGCTACGTGGCGTCGCTTCGCAAGGGTGAAAAGTCCAAGTTGCACTGGGTCGCCCCTGTCGAAGATTTCAAGGACGCGATTCTCGTGGTGCACGAGGATTCCACGAATGCCGTTTACCTGCGTTACATGAACGAGGATTCGACCCGTTTCTGGATTTCCAAGAATACCGGCTGCAAGTTCCCGGGCGTGTGCCCGCAGCTTCCGCTGGAATGGTCCGCCCTCCCGATTAGCGAAGGTTTCGACTTCGAGGGGCAGGAATCCCTCCTGGCCATGGACGTGTTTTACGGAATAGGCGAGGCCCCGATTTATCCGGTGCTGCCGGGCCGAGTTATCGAGATTGGGCGCGATTCCCTGGGTTTCTTTGTCGAACTGGATCATGGCTACAATGTCGCGAGCAAGACTTCCGGAATGGGGGCTATCGGTGATTCCCTGTCTGTCGGTGATTCTGTCGGCATCGGTTCTGTGCTGGGACGGCTTTTGCCTAGGGACAGTGCCATGTTTTTCTTGACGGTCCGTCAGAACGGTCAGTTTGTTCGCTGGACCGATTTTTACGCTTTGACTCACCCTGTATTGCCAGACTCGCTTTCTTCTTTTGAAAAGTCGATCGGTTTTTAA
- a CDS encoding NUDIX domain-containing protein has protein sequence MIEYTYSPEIAEADRPIILESRIYKDWLEASQKKFVVNKVHFASVDFLRKGRQPLFIKLAATATLPDGRPVHGIVLVRGNAVGVLVVLRCEGKKYLLLVRQPRFAISEQASLEIPAGILDWTGDYRKVALSELEEEAQIKAEDSELIDLMDFWYKGKSDGFAASCGLLDERIRLYAIERDVTPEQLKAMDGRDQEYTEEIEWIKTVVMPYEEAAHEFVDGKNLIALFLYERWLRENSEL, from the coding sequence ATGATCGAATATACTTATTCTCCCGAAATTGCCGAGGCGGACCGCCCGATTATCCTGGAATCCCGCATTTACAAGGATTGGCTCGAAGCCTCCCAGAAAAAATTTGTCGTCAATAAGGTGCATTTTGCATCGGTGGATTTTTTGCGTAAGGGCCGTCAGCCGTTGTTTATCAAGCTAGCCGCCACGGCGACACTCCCCGACGGGCGCCCGGTGCACGGGATTGTCCTGGTGCGCGGTAATGCGGTCGGTGTTCTGGTGGTGCTCCGTTGCGAAGGGAAAAAGTACTTGCTGCTCGTGCGCCAGCCGCGCTTTGCCATCAGCGAACAGGCTTCCCTAGAGATTCCCGCAGGAATCCTCGACTGGACGGGGGACTACCGCAAGGTGGCGCTTTCTGAACTGGAAGAAGAAGCTCAGATCAAGGCGGAAGATTCCGAACTGATTGACCTGATGGATTTTTGGTACAAGGGAAAGAGCGACGGATTTGCAGCGAGTTGCGGCCTGTTGGACGAACGCATTCGTTTGTATGCCATCGAACGTGACGTGACTCCCGAACAGCTGAAAGCCATGGATGGCCGCGACCAGGAATACACCGAAGAAATCGAATGGATCAAGACTGTGGTGATGCCTTACGAAGAGGCCGCCCACGAATTTGTCGATGGAAAGAACTTGATCGCGCTCTTCTTGTACGAACGCTGGCTACGAGAAAATTCGGAATTATGA
- a CDS encoding septum formation initiator family protein gives MLAVVIAIAVVASQLLFGKNSINQQNKVAHDIELYQARIDSLKHAIDSCNIEIERLKNDSLYKESLLRTRYGMSRKGEKVFQLVP, from the coding sequence TTGCTCGCAGTCGTCATCGCCATCGCGGTGGTGGCGTCTCAGTTGCTGTTCGGTAAAAACAGCATCAACCAACAGAACAAGGTCGCCCATGACATCGAGCTCTACCAGGCCAGAATCGACTCGCTGAAGCATGCCATCGATTCTTGCAATATCGAAATCGAACGCCTCAAAAACGATTCGCTCTACAAGGAAAGCCTCCTTCGTACTCGCTACGGTATGAGCCGCAAGGGCGAGAAAGTTTTCCAGCTCGTTCCGTAA
- the dprA gene encoding DNA-processing protein DprA codes for MTHKDRKYMELAPEDFPLALSQSKFMPKRLYGIGTLPEKESVGIAMVGTRRPSNSAKELCRRLVKSLIGTNAVVVSGLAQGIDSYCHEAAIEYGIPTIAVIAQGLDIPIPGDRATLARQIVDKGGCILTEYEKDFPAYKGNFPARNRIISGLSQGTVLVQSKLKGGALITADNCLQENKPLFAVPGDFDSEVASGPNFYLDQGKATPVFIPESLRLVAGLPQVKSNDSLCTAPSLSQVAATGCTLSPDALRLFKQFNGFRKTFPDLQRECNLKPVNILAILTELELAGLASTPDNFQFYFNGTP; via the coding sequence ATGACCCACAAAGATAGAAAGTATATGGAACTTGCGCCCGAAGATTTTCCTCTCGCCCTTTCCCAATCCAAGTTCATGCCGAAGCGCCTGTACGGCATCGGGACACTCCCCGAAAAAGAATCCGTCGGAATCGCCATGGTCGGCACGCGCCGTCCGAGCAATTCCGCCAAAGAACTCTGTCGCAGGCTCGTCAAATCGCTCATCGGAACGAACGCCGTTGTCGTATCGGGACTCGCCCAGGGCATCGACAGCTACTGCCACGAGGCCGCCATTGAATACGGGATTCCGACCATCGCCGTGATCGCTCAAGGGCTCGACATTCCCATTCCCGGAGACCGCGCCACACTCGCCAGGCAGATTGTCGACAAAGGAGGCTGCATTCTCACTGAATACGAAAAAGACTTCCCCGCCTACAAGGGGAACTTCCCGGCAAGGAACCGCATCATCAGCGGACTCTCTCAAGGAACGGTTTTAGTACAAAGTAAACTTAAGGGCGGAGCCCTGATCACCGCCGACAACTGCCTGCAAGAGAACAAGCCTCTGTTCGCCGTCCCCGGAGATTTCGACAGCGAAGTCGCAAGCGGCCCGAATTTCTACTTGGACCAGGGAAAGGCAACCCCCGTCTTCATCCCCGAAAGTCTGCGTCTGGTTGCCGGGCTTCCGCAGGTCAAGTCAAACGATTCTCTCTGTACGGCACCGAGTCTTTCTCAAGTTGCCGCCACCGGATGCACCCTTTCACCCGACGCGCTCCGCCTTTTCAAGCAGTTCAACGGTTTCCGCAAGACTTTTCCCGACCTTCAGCGGGAATGTAACCTCAAGCCAGTCAACATATTAGCTATATTAACAGAGCTGGAACTTGCCGGATTGGCAAGCACTCCGGACAATTTCCAATTCTACTTTAACGGGACACCCTGA
- the mazG gene encoding nucleoside triphosphate pyrophosphohydrolase, translating to MKYSFQDLLNIMATLRSPEGCPWDRQQTHQSLLPYLVEESHEYIDAAQADDKVHMAEELGDVLFQVVFHSQVAKENGDFSIDDVVQGICEKMIRRHPHVFGDAKVDDSKGVVRQWERIKAQEKNNLPMAGKSAMDKVSKSLPTLARAQELQRRAAKVSFDWTEAEPVFDKAVEEFSEFRTEMQAASPENRNIERMEDEFGDIMFSLVNVARHCGFNAALALERANSKFERRFRVVEQMARDQGKEMKDIGLEGLQELWKQAKKKVIASVARQSIGL from the coding sequence ATGAAATACTCCTTTCAAGACTTGTTGAATATCATGGCCACCCTCCGTTCGCCCGAAGGGTGCCCTTGGGACCGTCAGCAGACGCACCAGTCCCTGTTGCCGTATCTTGTCGAAGAATCCCACGAATACATTGACGCCGCACAGGCGGACGACAAGGTCCACATGGCGGAGGAACTGGGCGATGTCCTGTTCCAGGTGGTATTCCATTCCCAGGTCGCAAAGGAAAATGGGGATTTCTCAATCGACGACGTGGTGCAGGGAATCTGCGAAAAGATGATCCGACGCCATCCTCACGTTTTTGGGGACGCGAAAGTCGATGATTCGAAAGGCGTTGTTCGCCAGTGGGAACGCATCAAGGCGCAGGAAAAGAATAATCTACCAATGGCGGGCAAGTCTGCTATGGACAAAGTAAGCAAGAGCTTGCCGACGCTCGCACGTGCCCAGGAACTTCAGCGCCGTGCAGCCAAAGTGAGCTTTGACTGGACCGAGGCTGAACCTGTCTTTGACAAGGCTGTAGAAGAATTTAGTGAATTTCGCACCGAAATGCAAGCGGCCTCGCCAGAAAATCGCAATATTGAGCGTATGGAAGATGAATTTGGCGACATCATGTTCAGCTTGGTGAATGTGGCGCGCCACTGCGGCTTCAACGCGGCCCTTGCGCTGGAACGCGCAAACTCCAAGTTCGAACGCCGTTTCCGTGTTGTCGAGCAGATGGCCCGCGATCAGGGCAAGGAAATGAAGGACATTGGCCTCGAGGGCCTGCAAGAATTGTGGAAACAGGCTAAAAAAAAAGTCATTGCGAGCGTAGCGCGGCAATCCATTGGACTCTAA
- the fusA gene encoding elongation factor G: MKNIEKHRNIGISAHIDSGKTTLTERILYFTKRIHAIHEVRGKDGVGATMDSMELERERGITIQSAATFANWTHTKSGEADTINIIDTPGHVDFTIEVERSLRVLDGAILVLTGVEGVQSQSITVDRQMKRYHVPRVVFVNKCDRSGANPLRVAVMLKEKLNHKPCVMQIPIGLEDQLKGVVDLVEMKAYYFEGANGDDMIEKEIPAELVDQANEYREKLIDCCADYSDEIMEKAMEGQYGVDEIDKNLIKATIRKATISLEVTPVFMGSAHKNVGVQKLLDGVIDYLPNPTEVENKALDLDNNEAEVVLKSEDNAPLVCYAFKLVNDRYGQLTYIRIYQGTLKKGDMITNMATGKKVSVGRLVRMHADEMVDITEAGAGDIVALFGIDCASGTTFTDGKNHYNMTSMHVPNPVIELVIEAKNRDDLDNMSKALNRFTKEDPTFQVEVDKESGQTIIKGMGELHLDVYIERMRREYKCDVTTGAPQVAYRETITRPAKFDYTHKKQTGGSGQYAKVVGEMRPMAVEGDQEKVYNFVNSVVGGRIPKEYIPSCDKGFQSCMEAGSLIGFPVVGIEMEVQDGAYHPVDSSDMAFQVAARMAFREAFEKAGAQILEPIMKVEIQTPTEFQGSVVGNVSQRRGTITGTNEELGMTTITAEVPLSEMFGYATDLRSMTQGKAEFTMEFCKYLPVPKNIQDELIKKYGDKAKARA; encoded by the coding sequence ATGAAAAACATTGAAAAGCACAGAAATATTGGTATTTCTGCCCACATCGACTCCGGTAAGACCACCCTTACCGAACGTATCCTCTACTTCACAAAGCGTATCCACGCTATCCACGAAGTTCGTGGTAAAGACGGCGTCGGTGCCACGATGGACTCCATGGAACTTGAACGCGAACGCGGCATCACGATTCAGTCTGCTGCCACGTTTGCAAACTGGACCCACACCAAGTCTGGCGAAGCCGACACCATCAACATCATTGATACCCCGGGGCACGTGGACTTCACGATCGAAGTGGAACGTTCTCTCCGCGTGCTCGACGGTGCTATCCTCGTGCTCACCGGCGTGGAAGGTGTTCAGTCCCAGTCTATTACCGTTGACCGCCAGATGAAGCGCTACCATGTGCCGCGCGTCGTGTTCGTGAACAAGTGCGACCGCTCCGGTGCAAACCCGCTCCGCGTGGCTGTCATGCTCAAGGAAAAGCTCAACCACAAGCCCTGCGTCATGCAGATTCCTATCGGTCTCGAAGACCAACTGAAGGGCGTGGTCGACCTCGTCGAAATGAAGGCCTACTACTTCGAAGGCGCTAACGGCGACGACATGATCGAAAAGGAAATCCCGGCCGAACTCGTTGACCAGGCTAACGAATACCGTGAAAAGCTGATCGACTGCTGCGCAGACTACAGCGACGAAATCATGGAAAAGGCTATGGAAGGCCAGTATGGCGTCGACGAAATCGACAAGAACCTCATCAAGGCCACCATCCGCAAGGCTACCATCAGCCTCGAAGTGACCCCGGTGTTCATGGGTTCCGCTCACAAGAACGTTGGTGTCCAGAAGCTCCTCGACGGCGTTATCGACTACCTCCCGAACCCGACCGAAGTTGAAAACAAGGCTCTCGACCTCGACAACAACGAAGCCGAAGTCGTGCTGAAGTCCGAAGACAACGCTCCGCTCGTCTGCTACGCGTTCAAGCTCGTGAACGACCGCTATGGCCAGCTCACCTACATCCGTATTTACCAGGGTACCCTCAAGAAGGGCGACATGATCACCAACATGGCCACCGGCAAGAAGGTGTCCGTGGGCCGTCTCGTGCGTATGCACGCCGACGAGATGGTGGATATCACCGAAGCCGGTGCAGGCGACATTGTTGCCCTGTTCGGTATCGACTGCGCTTCCGGTACTACCTTTACCGATGGCAAGAACCACTACAACATGACTTCTATGCACGTGCCGAATCCGGTGATCGAACTCGTGATCGAAGCCAAGAACCGCGACGACCTGGACAACATGTCCAAGGCTCTGAACCGCTTCACCAAGGAAGACCCGACGTTCCAGGTGGAAGTCGACAAGGAATCCGGCCAGACCATCATCAAGGGTATGGGCGAACTTCACCTCGACGTTTACATCGAACGTATGCGCCGCGAATACAAGTGCGACGTGACGACCGGTGCTCCGCAGGTGGCTTACCGCGAAACCATTACCCGTCCGGCCAAGTTCGACTACACTCACAAGAAGCAGACCGGTGGTTCTGGTCAGTACGCTAAGGTTGTCGGCGAAATGCGTCCGATGGCTGTCGAAGGCGACCAGGAAAAGGTCTACAACTTCGTGAACTCCGTCGTGGGTGGCCGTATTCCGAAGGAATACATCCCGTCTTGCGACAAGGGTTTCCAGAGCTGCATGGAAGCTGGTTCCTTGATCGGCTTCCCGGTTGTGGGTATCGAAATGGAAGTCCAGGATGGTGCATACCACCCGGTTGACTCCTCTGATATGGCGTTCCAGGTTGCAGCCCGTATGGCCTTCCGCGAAGCTTTCGAAAAGGCTGGCGCTCAGATCCTCGAACCGATCATGAAGGTCGAAATCCAGACTCCGACCGAATTCCAGGGTTCTGTCGTGGGTAACGTTTCCCAGCGTCGTGGTACCATCACCGGTACGAACGAAGAACTCGGCATGACCACCATCACCGCCGAAGTCCCGCTGTCCGAAATGTTCGGCTACGCTACTGACCTGCGTTCTATGACCCAGGGTAAGGCTGAATTCACCATGGAATTCTGCAAGTACCTCCCGGTTCCGAAGAACATCCAGGACGAACTCATCAAGAAGTACGGCGACAAGGCCAAGGCTAGAGCCTAA
- a CDS encoding EcsC family protein: MSDCTDEKMEKIKEKLSSLLFELITDIPESLYSPTENSDDKINKLIRQAAVKASMVSATLSVPAGVTGVLTSIPDIAAIWRIQAQLVSDIAATYGKFAQLSREAMVWCLFRHSAAQLVRDIAVRTGSRIVVQKLSLAALEVLLKKIGLKISTKLLGKIALRAIPAIGAIGNGAYSFYDTYEVGKTAAAYFKALADNPEEPVVEDAEIQA, from the coding sequence ATGAGCGATTGTACCGACGAAAAGATGGAAAAAATCAAGGAAAAGCTGAGTTCGCTGCTGTTCGAGCTGATAACGGACATTCCGGAGTCCCTGTACTCCCCCACCGAGAACTCGGACGACAAGATTAACAAACTGATCCGTCAAGCGGCCGTCAAGGCCTCCATGGTCAGCGCCACCCTTTCGGTTCCGGCGGGCGTCACGGGCGTTCTGACCTCCATTCCCGACATTGCCGCCATCTGGCGCATCCAGGCGCAGCTCGTATCCGATATCGCCGCTACCTACGGCAAGTTCGCCCAACTCAGCCGAGAAGCCATGGTCTGGTGCCTTTTCCGCCACAGTGCAGCGCAGCTGGTCCGCGACATTGCCGTCCGTACCGGAAGCCGCATCGTGGTCCAGAAGCTCTCGCTTGCCGCCCTTGAAGTACTGCTCAAAAAGATAGGTCTGAAGATTTCGACAAAGCTCCTCGGCAAGATTGCCCTCCGCGCCATCCCGGCCATCGGGGCAATCGGGAACGGGGCGTACTCCTTCTACGACACCTACGAAGTCGGGAAAACGGCCGCCGCCTATTTCAAGGCCCTGGCGGACAACCCCGAGGAACCGGTAGTCGAAGACGCCGAAATTCAAGCATAA
- the map gene encoding type I methionyl aminopeptidase yields the protein MAKIKIKSAKEIELIRDAGALAAETLIRAGEMCKPGVSTLEIDEFIGDYTRKHKGISACMGYHGYPRYACISINEVVCHGIPSANTILKDGDIVNIDITTILSGYHGDTSAMFCVGRVSNLAQELVDTAKFCMEEGIRAAGEQGARYYDIGNAIQDIADEHGFSVVEDYCGHGIGRGFHEEPTLYHFRNNVLKQFIEVGNVFTVEPMINVGRPGTKTLSDGWTAVTRDGSLSAQWEHTVARTKNGIEILTLPR from the coding sequence ATGGCTAAGATTAAAATCAAATCTGCAAAAGAAATCGAACTGATCCGCGACGCCGGCGCTCTCGCTGCCGAAACGCTGATCCGCGCGGGCGAAATGTGCAAGCCCGGCGTCTCCACACTCGAAATTGACGAATTCATCGGCGACTATACCCGCAAGCACAAGGGTATTTCGGCCTGCATGGGTTACCACGGTTATCCGCGCTACGCCTGCATCAGTATCAACGAAGTCGTGTGCCACGGCATCCCGAGTGCAAACACCATCCTGAAAGACGGCGATATCGTGAACATCGACATCACAACAATTCTTTCGGGCTACCACGGCGATACATCCGCCATGTTCTGCGTTGGCCGCGTCAGCAACCTCGCCCAGGAGCTGGTGGACACCGCCAAGTTCTGCATGGAAGAAGGTATCCGCGCCGCTGGCGAACAGGGTGCTCGCTACTATGACATCGGTAACGCCATCCAGGACATCGCCGACGAACACGGATTCAGCGTGGTCGAAGACTACTGCGGTCACGGTATCGGTCGCGGTTTCCACGAAGAACCGACCCTGTACCACTTCCGCAACAACGTGCTCAAGCAGTTTATCGAAGTCGGAAACGTGTTTACCGTGGAACCCATGATCAACGTGGGTCGTCCGGGCACCAAGACGCTCAGTGACGGATGGACAGCAGTGACCCGCGACGGCTCCTTGAGCGCCCAGTGGGAACACACCGTGGCCCGCACGAAGAACGGAATTGAAATTTTAACGCTCCCTCGCTAA
- a CDS encoding DEAD/DEAH box helicase has protein sequence MSEEVKEEKKEEKVNPFLTPVKIIEPEHKLPDYTFDMLPEEQKAVLAQHGWTDLMPVQRKTIPYMLAARDMLVQSKTGSGKTGAYVLPLLQVIVRDHIFPQALILVPTRELCLQVQDEIEKLSAGTGIRSVAIFGGVSYEPQLKALKNGVHIIVATPGRLMDHVQRGNVDFLDIRDLILDEADEMLSMGFYPDMQKIRRYLPKQIACTMFSATIPQTVKSLAREFQRPSAEFLSLSYDKVIANNLEHRWYPCDVMDKDSMTIKVLEYYNPESCMIFCNKKSDVSYLEQVLSGYGFNVGALSGDVAQSMREKTLNAFRDKKLRILICTDVAARGIDVDHVTHVIVYDHPDDHEVYVHRSGRTARAGRSGLCISLITPVEEIDMKQTAADFGINFIKMEVPTNEEIAKKVSERVRAKLEQEKNHFGGQKARERISRVIPLVKELANGTEEDQMLLAYLVDRYAWKK, from the coding sequence ATGAGCGAAGAAGTTAAAGAAGAAAAGAAAGAAGAGAAAGTCAACCCGTTCCTGACTCCCGTTAAGATTATCGAGCCGGAACACAAGCTCCCCGACTACACTTTTGACATGCTGCCCGAAGAACAGAAGGCTGTTCTCGCACAGCACGGCTGGACCGACTTGATGCCGGTGCAGCGCAAGACGATTCCTTACATGCTGGCCGCCCGCGATATGCTGGTGCAGTCCAAGACCGGTTCGGGAAAGACCGGCGCCTACGTGCTCCCGCTTTTGCAGGTGATTGTACGCGACCATATTTTCCCGCAGGCTCTTATTCTGGTGCCGACTCGCGAACTCTGCTTGCAGGTTCAAGACGAAATTGAGAAACTTTCTGCCGGCACGGGCATCCGTTCCGTTGCGATTTTCGGTGGCGTGAGTTACGAACCGCAGCTGAAGGCACTCAAGAACGGCGTGCATATCATTGTAGCAACACCGGGCCGACTGATGGACCATGTGCAGCGCGGCAATGTAGACTTCCTCGACATCCGCGACCTGATTCTGGACGAGGCCGACGAAATGCTCTCGATGGGTTTCTACCCCGACATGCAGAAGATTCGCCGCTACCTGCCCAAGCAGATTGCCTGCACCATGTTCAGCGCCACCATTCCGCAGACGGTGAAGAGCCTCGCCCGCGAATTCCAGCGTCCGAGTGCTGAATTCCTGTCGCTCAGCTACGACAAGGTGATCGCAAATAACCTGGAACACCGCTGGTACCCCTGCGACGTGATGGACAAGGATTCCATGACCATCAAGGTGCTGGAATACTACAACCCCGAAAGTTGCATGATTTTCTGCAACAAGAAGAGCGACGTGAGCTACCTGGAACAGGTGCTTTCGGGCTACGGATTCAACGTGGGTGCCCTGAGTGGCGATGTCGCCCAGAGCATGCGCGAAAAGACCTTGAACGCCTTCCGCGACAAAAAGCTCCGCATTCTCATTTGTACCGACGTGGCGGCCCGCGGCATTGACGTGGACCACGTGACGCATGTGATTGTGTACGACCACCCCGACGACCACGAAGTGTACGTGCACCGTAGCGGACGTACCGCCCGTGCGGGCCGCAGCGGTCTTTGCATTTCGCTGATTACACCGGTCGAAGAAATCGACATGAAGCAGACTGCCGCTGACTTCGGCATCAACTTCATCAAGATGGAAGTACCGACAAACGAAGAAATTGCAAAGAAAGTAAGCGAACGCGTACGCGCCAAGCTCGAACAGGAAAAGAACCACTTCGGTGGCCAGAAGGCCCGCGAACGTATCAGCCGCGTGATTCCGCTGGTGAAGGAACTCGCAAACGGCACCGAAGAAGACCAGATGCTGCTCGCCTACCTTGTTGACCGCTACGCGTGGAAAAAGTAA